Within Topomyia yanbarensis strain Yona2022 chromosome 2, ASM3024719v1, whole genome shotgun sequence, the genomic segment TAACGCTATATCATGTCTCATATTGGCAGAAGTAGTTTGATATAATGGATGAACGATCGCTCGCTCTATACTGTATTCTTGCCTGCAGATCTTCATATCATTGAGAACGGTACATCGAGATATTTTGAGAATATTCCATTCGCTAAACCGCACTTGATGTCTGCGAAGAAAAATAATCACTAGTTGTTTTCTGATCGATAGTAAATTTTTGTATACGCACATCCGCCAACTACTCGGAACATCATTAATGCAATGAGCTGCCGTCAATGCCCACCTAGAATTCAGTAGACTGCAACCACATTTCACAGACAATCGCTTTTTGCTGATCCTATAAACAATGACTCCAGCCCAGGGAATCTCCCCAAGCACTGCTTCATTACCTCCAAAAATTCTATTTGCGATTTTGGACACACCACATTCCGGTACGTTGTGAATTTCCGGACAACATATCtgggaaaattaaaatttgatcATCTTTATAGATTAAACCATTTGTCGACAATGCATACTAGTGGTTTAGCAACGAGATCCGCAGAAACTTTTCCACACATATTATGATCTAGATAGTACCACTCTTCATGGGTAGGGTTTGGACTGTGTAGAATATTTTTCACAAACTCACAGTCTTTTACGAGTTTGCACCGGCCAATTCGACGAGACGACGTTGTGCATGTTTCGTTTTCTGTTGATCGAACTTGATCTGATTGTAGCTTcaaaatgattataaaaaacCACCACTTCATCATTTTGTGCAATAGTTACGATCGTGTGTGCTTTATAGAATCTCTCGTAGCGTACTGGTTGTTGGTTATTCTATTTGTGCCTGTGATTGGTGCGCCAAATGGAGAGATAATGAGGCTTAatgattaaaaagaaaaaagcaTAATAATGAAATGACGATTGGTCGTGCGAATGGTTCCATAGAATGATGagtaattatgccaaatggaaGTGAAAATTTCATGGGATTCACTCTTTCGTGTGTTGCAGCTGTTTGTTTTAGACTTCCTAAAAAGCATGCtatatttttacctttttcGCATATCAGTTCTTTGTCTTATTTGCATTATTGGAACTTCCTGACCACGTCAACACGCCATTACGTCTGTGTTTCGTTGATTTCCATTTCATTGGAATATAAAACAGGAAATGgcaatttttcagaaaaaaaaggaattgtaatgGTTTCTAGACGCAAATTCCATTGGGTTGTCAGCAACAAAGATAGATTCTCTGTTCTTATACTCGTCAGCTAATAACTATAGCGCATTAGCTCTTTGTGTAATAAGCACTAGATTTCGATATGCGCAGGATAATTAGGGGAAATTTTTATAACGGCATCGTAAACAAAAGGAGGCTTTCATTGCTACTTACTCCGTATCGAAAACTTACTCCAGATTTATTTTCTTTGCTCAGCTGGAGAGAAAGGGCAGCTCAAGCACCTCACGAGAGCAGAAATAACGTATCCAAACGAATCGCAGAGAACGTGAGAGATTTTGAAGGTTGAACGCCTGCCAGAAAGGGCATGGCTTGTAAGAGTTTCTAGATTTATGGAACAAAGTCAGACTCTGAGTTCAAAcacaaaactgattttttttttgaaaaatggaggATAGGAAATGTCAGAGatataaccgaagtgaagtagaatacatttagactgttaattcgaatgctgcaatttcaCTATCTTCTGCACGGTTGTATCAAAATCTGCTACTTCGGTGTCTCTGATGGGAATTCCAATATAATGGTATGTACAGAtgcattgaaatgaaaaatattcaagcgCCTATTCCTTTCTTCAAGGTTATAGAATAAATCTAGTATAAGTTCTAGTCATATGTTTTGCTTACAATTACAGACAAAGCCAGCGTCACATTTTTAGCCCACGCGGGTAGTAAGCTAAACATAACGTAAGGGTTTATTACTGGGAATATGTCGCATGTGCCCAATAGGGGAAGCATCCCGGGGCAAAAAGCACCTCTTGGTTTTATCAAAAATTGCAGAAAATTTCTGGAAAACAGTAATAGTagtcggaagtccgccataGCAAACATACACTGCCAAAGTTTTAAAACCGTATTTCAATTGCATCCCGAGATATAAACAGAAAACAATAATGTGCTCTTCGCGTGTAACTTAACTATTGTGGTTCGGTTCGTGCAGTAAGGATTTTCAGCTCACATaaatggcctgcgttaagccaaaccgaactgagcgccataatttttttctgatgTTTTTCAtgccaaaattcatttttgaataacTTATAATTAACATAGAAATTTGATGAACACTTATATCCTTTCATTTGCTATTTGAGTtaccagaaataaataaatgtgggTGTTTCTAGAACTACATCAGATGCAATAGCGTTTTTAGAGAATATATCTCAAAAttgcgcttggtcctctttggcttaacacaggccaaatGATGTTTCACCATTATATCAGTATATTCCTGTGCTATTGTTACCATTGTTCGACATTCTGTCGTActaaatgataaaaatttactaaatttaagACCCCTAGAGAAAGTAAAATTACGTTAACGTTAAtaatatttgcttgcctatgttttttaatgcaatacatgcacgagtttgctccaaaattactgttcttgaaagaaaactaTATTAATagatgttttatacattgacataaactcgaaaatgacatttctttccagaatttttcacatttcggacccttTCACAATaatttagataaaacattacaaagaaaacttttcaaacacgtaacatgcataataccGAACCAGACAAACTAATTGAATCAATAAAGACTATTACAATCGGatatttaaatccaatttgaagGTGTCCACCGGTTTctcttggctatcgttgaaatatgaaacatttttttttcatgtgacccgtgaaatttattgttgttgttgtatgggaaaagcccattcaaGGTTTACTTCAGAAGCAGACctcgaatgcgcgtaaaaatCCATAATCTTTTCGtacgttttttttaataattaaaacATTACAgattaacaaaattacatacaagttatacagcattacaataacattacagAAATACTTTAACATAATCGTATAAGCTAAGTCTATCTCCTAAGtctattcttgaaaacatcactagatacataaaaatcgaaatggtcatacacagtattgaaaacattacacatcgcccttatgggttcgttctgactgtactcggtgcgctgaaagtcgagtcttaaaaagttacgtgatctaaggtttctggggggtacgttgatgttgatttgtgagagaatatctggggcaTCCATTTGGCCAGTCAATATTTACCCAATAAATACTGCTCTGAATGTTGCCAGAGTTTCCATATCGTGCAGACAACAGCGATCGATGTgtggtggtagctctgttgggttacgccacggtaaagttctaagagcaaagcggaagaatcttgcttgtactgcttcaattatgttagtccaaatgctcgtataaggacacgaaatggctgcggaagcttccaggacagacgtgagagtaatggtttctgaatgtcacttgcgagtccaggagtacatcaaggtctctgataactgaaactctctctagcaattggccggcgatgttgtagctccagagaATTGGATTTTTCTACACGTGAAAGATATTATAGagcatttggacacactgagagccAACAAGTTTCGATTACACCAATTACAGAAAGCATCCagatgtcgctgaagttcgatacagtcctctattgaccgcacaatgagaaagagtttgagatcatcagcgtatataAGCTTGCGCCCTGGGGTATAACATAGCAAATGTCattgaagaataaagaaaaaagattgctcccttgaggtatacccgacaagttgatgaagctatatgacacgttacttcctaatttcacagacagagaacgatctacgagatatgatttaagccaccttGTGAAATTTGATGGAGCACCCAGCCCAGTTTTcggtaatatttttaaaactgtggattctgtttaattttaaagaaTTAGAGATGCACTAAACTTAATAGACAATCCAAGCAATATAATTGTTGCAtaaaaccaaacaaatgcagagaaaccTGGCAGTGCAGGAtgcaaatacattaacagggtcgAAATACGTAGCGGTCCAAATTAGGCTGGTTACCCAAAATCCCTTTTTGTCAGATTTATATCTTTGCTCCATCGGGGAACCGAAGCGCATATTTTTATCTATGGTAAATGGTCGACCAACACATTATTCTACAATTCACACACTGATTAGGTAAAAACAGTAGTCTCACCCAAAGTAAGATATTTGATGAAAGATAATACCCAGCCGATCCATAAACGAGATAATGCACatgatttaattgatttttgctGTCAACAAAAAATTTGTTATTTGGTAATTCGTTtggcatacaatttttttaaaatatcgcTCCGAAACAACATGTGCCTCTAGCATACGCAAACGACAACTGAGAACCGCCAAATTTTATGAGTTATAACAGAGCAACATGACATCCATGAAAAGAAAATAGGGTAATAAGcatattttcgccatgtttctattatcactatCGATATGAAGCCATTGGACGTTGTAAAATAGTAAGGCAACAGTTGGGGCACTCTATTCGTGTTTTCGtcgcgctcaaacacgagcagTACACAATTTTCATGGCATTTGTGCTATTGTATTTATTTGTTCTTATCAAcgaagcaaagttgttgatgccAAATTATGCGCATTCCATCAATTATAGGCAgtgtaattaatgaaattcctaaTGTGGTGAAAATAGTCTGGCACTTTGCCCtatacgcttttcataataATACCATAGCTGAGAAACTGCTgaaggtcatttttttcttcatcaTTATTAAATCAATTCAACGAAAATTGTTTGTTGGTCAAGGAATAGAGAGATATTGCTAAATACTCGGATATGATCGAACTCTCCATATTTCGTTTTACCATTTGAGATGGACAGAAATAGCCCAAGCTAATTCAAATGGATTGAATAAAGATAGATGATGAAATGAATACGATTATCTAACTTAGAATGCTTTTTATTAGATGCGAAGCTAAGTTATCCCGTCAGCTGCATTTACGCACTCGGCATACGGTATCTAGTCCATTTTGAAAAGCTTTTCATTTTGGCATTACAAAATACTTGAgcctgagcttgagcttgtgcgatcaCCCCTGGCTTATaatccgttatcgatctggactaggtGAAGTTGCataggcccgaacgtagatcacaGAAGAAAAAGGAAGGAATGTAAGTCTGATACTTgctttgctagaggccgtatatactactgcgcactccacaagtatcacgggaggaggaattTGTTAGTAATTTGTTAgaaaggt encodes:
- the LOC131682655 gene encoding CLIP domain-containing serine protease B15-like isoform X2, encoding MMKWWFFIIILKLQSDQVRSTENETCTTSSRRIGRCKLVKDCEFVKNILHSPNPTHEEWYYLDHNMCGKVSADLVAKPLICCPEIHNVPECGVSKIANRIFGGNEAVLGEIPWAGVIVYRISKKRLSVKCGCSLLNSRWALTAAHCINDVPSSWRIHQVRFSEWNILKISRCTVLNDMKICRQEYSIERAIVHPLYQTTSANMRHDIALLKTEKEVQFTDYVIPICLPYSEEVREMPISQQNFTVTGWGQTDKGNIVGVQRHVVIAGQDNSVCDRAFSSLNITLSEEQICAGGESGQDSCRGDSGGPLTLQDGLVNYQIGVVSFGALECGTKNSPGIYTNVIQYLDWIEEVMMN